In Malania oleifera isolate guangnan ecotype guangnan chromosome 8, ASM2987363v1, whole genome shotgun sequence, a single window of DNA contains:
- the LOC131161918 gene encoding protein PHLOEM PROTEIN 2-LIKE A10: MDLRLAKKALGFSRKRMKWLLLLAAFGCTSYGAYKVYHMPSVVRRRKRLLKLLGALISIAEMVSESADAIGVVSKDLKEFLQSDSDEIPNSLKQISKITRSPEFSESLVRVTEALTIGILQGYRVQTKNEGEQQGNSFLPDQIMDRLFSTAGTGFVSVIVGSFARNLVLGVYSGTQSVKASDVNNNGSTYHVGSNSSTVPMWLNVVCSDKCKELMAESIQTFVSTAVAVYLDKTMEINTYDELFSGLTNPNHQNKVKDILVSVSKASVETLVKTSHQVLSTSSSKLSSDSSCSVSDLGEYPGTVKNEFSEASLNKLKGESLPPMLQSGWANKVSSTLAVPSNKKFVLDVTGRVTFETIRSIVEFLLWKLSDGLKRSLNVVHAEVVDRGLEVIRYVGAKSSVIVTICVALYLHILSVGTRVVLHA, from the coding sequence ATGGATCTCCGGTTGGCTAAGAAGGCTTTGGGATTCTCTCGAAAGAGGATGAAATGGCTTCTTTTATTAGCTGCGTTTGGCTGCACCAGCTATGGTGCTTATAAGGTTTATCACATGCCCTCTGTGGTTAGGAGGAGGAAGAGGTTGTTGAAGCTCTTGGGAGCCTTGATTTCTATAGCAGAAATGGTTTCTGAATCTGCGGACGCGATTGGGGTAGTCTCCAAGGATTTGAAGGAGTTTCTGCAGTCTGATTCGGACGAAATTCCCAATAGTTTGAAGCAGATTTCGAAAATTACTAGGTCGCCTGAGTTTTCGGAGTCGCTGGTTAGGGTTACTGAGGCTCTAACGATTGGGATTTTGCAGGGTTACCGGGTGCAAACAAAGAATGAGGGTGAGCAGCAGGGGAATTCTTTTCTTCCTGATCAAATTATGGATAGGCTTTTCTCTACAGCTGGGACTGGTTTTGTTTCAGTGATTGTCGGAAGCTTTGCGAGGAACTTGGTTTTGGGCGTCTACTCGGGCACTCAATCTGTCAAAGCATCGGATGTAAATAACAATGGAAGTACGTACCATGTCGGGTCAAACTCATCAACTGTGCCGATGTGGTTAAATGTGGTATGCAGTGATAAATGTAAAGAGCTTATGGCTGAGAGTATTCAGACGTTTGTGAGCACAGCAGTGGCTGTCTATCTTGATAAAACGATGGAAATCAACACTTATGATGAGCTCTTCTCTGGGCTGACAAACCCCAACCATCAAAACaaagtgaaggacattcttgtttCAGTTTCTAAAGCTTCTGTTGAAACACTTGTGAAAACGTCTCACCAAGTGTTGTCAACTTCAAGTTCCAAGTTAAGTTCAGATTCTTCTTGTTCTGTTTCTGATCTGGGTGAATATCCAGGTACAGTAAAAAATGAGTTTTCTGAAGCGTCTTTGAACAAACTGAAAGGGGAAAGCTTGCCCCCTATGCTTCAGAGTGGATGGGCAAATAAGGTCTCATCTACACTGGCAGTCCCAAGCAATAAGAAATTCGTGCTTGATGTGACTGGGAGGGTGACATTTGAAACAATTAGGTCTATTGTGGAGTTCTTGTTATGGAAGCTATCAGATGGGCTAAAAAGAAGTCTTAATGTTGTTCATGCGGAAGTTGTGGACAGGGGATTGGAGGTTATCAGATACGTTGGTGCAAAGTCTTCTGTTATTGTTACCATATGTGTTGCATTATATTTACACATATTGAGTGTTGGTACCAGAGTTGTTTTGCATGCTTGA